One window of the Lasioglossum baleicum chromosome 8, iyLasBale1, whole genome shotgun sequence genome contains the following:
- the LOC143211606 gene encoding uncharacterized protein LOC143211606 isoform X1: MFVKDYTQLRILIYKVHVNSLPYFEKGSARTIEEKKLQAARKKKVQNSLKDLSITVDVVKQGAGTSNTGNVARTFFRKAESVVAVTGLNAAIITRLHNIHQVITRDKKADSVKFKEYCSETAKLCIKIYPWYKLPASVHKVLQHGSEVLATFELPIGLYSEELQEANNKVFRKSRAKNSRMCSRKKTNIDIIRHMLLSSDPLISSLRIKDGKHMEVLSQEVKTLLLDQ; the protein is encoded by the exons atgttcgtgaaggactatacacaattaagaatccttatctacaaagtcCACGTTAACAGTCTGCCAT ATTTCGAAAAAGGATCTGCGAGAACAATAGAGGAAAAAAAATTACAGGCGGCAAGGAAGAAAAAAgtgcaaaattctttgaaagaCTTATCAATCACAGTTGATGTTGTCAAACAGGGAGCTGGTACATCAAATACTGGGAACGTGGCCCGAACTTTCTTTAGAAAAGCCGAATCAGTTGTTGCAGTGACTGGATTAAACGCGGCTATTATTACAAGATTGCATAACATTCATCAGGTAATTACACGTGACAAGAAAGCtgattctgtgaaattcaaagaatattgttcggagacagctaaattgtgcattaaaatttatccatggtatAAATTACCAGCAtcagttcataaggtactgcaacatggaagtgaagtacttgctacatttgaactgccaattggtttgtattcagaagagctacaagaggcaaataataaagtcttcaggaaatcacgagctaaaaactcccgaatgtgttcccgcaaaaagacaaatatagatattatacggcatatgttattatcatccgatccacttataagttctctaagaataaaggatggcaagcacatggaagttctttctcaagaagtgaaaacgctgctgttggatcaataa
- the LOC143211606 gene encoding uncharacterized protein LOC143211606 isoform X2 — protein sequence MFVKDYTQLRILIYKVHVNSLPCNEEYYKYGLSTLHCWIRFMEYRPHVSYNLDFEKGSARTIEEKKLQAARKKKVQNSLKDLSITVDVVKQGAGTSNTGNVARTFFRKAESVVAVTGLNAAIITRLHNIHQHQFIRYCNMEVKYLLHLNCQLVCIQKSYKRQIIKSSGNHELKTPECVPAKRQI from the exons atgttcgtgaaggactatacacaattaagaatccttatctacaaagtcCACGTTAACAGTCTGCCATGTAATGAAGAATATTATAAATACGGGCTCTCGACCTTACACTGTTGGAtccgttttatggaataccgtCCACATGTTTCATACAACTTAGATTTCGAAAAAGGATCTGCGAGAACAATAGAGGAAAAAAAATTACAGGCGGCAAGGAAGAAAAAAgtgcaaaattctttgaaagaCTTATCAATCACAGTTGATGTTGTCAAACAGGGAGCTGGTACATCAAATACTGGGAACGTGGCCCGAACTTTCTTTAGAAAAGCCGAATCAGTTGTTGCAGTGACTGGATTAAACGCGGCTATTATTACAAGATTGCATAACATTCATCAG CAtcagttcataaggtactgcaacatggaagtgaagtacttgctacatttgaactgccaattggtttgtattcagaagagctacaagaggcaaataataaagtcttcaggaaatcacgagctaaaaactcccgaatgtgttcccgcaaaaagacaaatatag